One Halichoerus grypus chromosome 1, mHalGry1.hap1.1, whole genome shotgun sequence genomic region harbors:
- the LOC118552126 gene encoding proline-rich protein 23A-like encodes MGSQPRSPSAYPEPCWGPPPGGSRPAKRRRTEEPAGLEGLGGSPAAGALTSVVVLASGCALQLLLDDVDLVLEPEPTSALQVTLGELTLVLVPEALLRSGGQGHSPAGLQQAAFLNAPGHQVAVEQGFFCAPVPEMAAQEGAYEADADPEFLPPRMDPAAGSVPGLRPCAGRVASPHPQGPVPDPWPWAPTPSPKRRSPLRYFNLDAHLLEPFPNSPLQPLPPSPSPGPHARPQRPPGASRKARRRLFQE; translated from the coding sequence ATGGGCAGCCAGCCCCGCAGCCCCAGCGCCTACCCTGAGCCCTGCTGGGGACCGCCGCCCGGAGGATCCCGCCCTGCCAAGCGCCGCCGAACCGAGGAGCCTGCGGGCCTGGAAGGCCTGGGGGGGTCCCCGGCCGCCGGCGCACTCACCTCCGTGGTGGTCCTGGCCTCCGGCTGTGCCCTGCAGCTGCTCCTGGACGACGTCGACCTGGTGCTCGAGCCCGAGCCAACGTCGGCCCTGCAAGTGACCCTCGGAGAGCTCACCCTCGTGCTGGTCCCCGAGGCTCTCCTGCGCTCGGGAGGGCAGGGCCACTCGCCTGCCGGCCTGCAACAGGCCGCTTTCCTGAACGCGCCCGGGCACCAAGTCGCCGTCGAGCAGGGATTCTTCTGCGCTCCTGTCCCAGAGATGGCCGCCCAAGAAGGGGCCTACGAGGCAGACGCGGACCCCGAGTTCCTGCCGCCTCGGATGGACCCTGCTGCGGGCTCCGTCCCTGGGCTCCGCCCCTGCGCTGGAAGGGTGGCCAGCCCGCACCCGCAGGGCCCCGTACCAGATCCCTGGCCttgggcccccacccccagtccaaAGAGACGCTCTCCTCTCCGCTACTTCAACCTGGACGCCCACCTTCTGGAGCCCTTCCCCAACTCGCCACTCCAACCTCTACCTCCCTCTCCGAGTCCAGGTCCCCACGCgcgcccccagcgccccccgGGTGCCTCCCGCAAGGCCCGGAGACGCCTGTTCCAGGAATGA